A window of Chitinophagales bacterium contains these coding sequences:
- a CDS encoding amidohydrolase: MRISILTTLLLLASLLHAQDPIQKAIDKKSQEIKDKVIQWRRTIHASPELGNREFKTSAFIAAHLKKLGIEVQTGVAKTGVVGILKGDKPGPVIALRADMDGLPVKERVDLPFKSVVEADYLGQTVPVMHACGHDAHVAVLMGTAEVLASMKKDLKGTVKFIFQPAEEGPPGDEEGGAALMVKEGVMENPKVDAIFGMHIESAVEQGTFEYKPGAFMASSDWFTIKIKGKQSHGSQPWLGVDPIVVGTEIINALQTIVSRESDLTKAPVVITVGKFHSGVRPNIIPEDALLEGTIRTLDKDMQKKTHERIRTLATAIGEAMGAEIEVMIDTKTLVTYNAPALVQKMIPSLEKAAGKGNVKPREWVTGAEDFSYFGEKAPAFFIYFGGMPKGTDPKNAPPHHTPDFYIDDSMLDVGVKGFCYLVFDYKKD; encoded by the coding sequence ATGCGAATTTCCATACTAACCACACTGCTCCTTCTGGCCAGCCTCCTCCATGCCCAGGACCCCATTCAAAAAGCGATCGACAAAAAATCACAGGAAATAAAAGACAAGGTCATCCAATGGCGGCGCACCATTCACGCCAGCCCCGAGCTGGGTAACCGCGAGTTCAAGACCTCGGCCTTTATTGCCGCGCATTTAAAAAAACTGGGGATCGAAGTACAAACCGGTGTGGCCAAGACCGGCGTGGTCGGGATCCTTAAAGGCGATAAACCCGGCCCGGTGATAGCGCTTCGTGCGGATATGGATGGATTGCCTGTAAAAGAAAGGGTGGATCTCCCTTTTAAATCAGTCGTGGAGGCCGACTACCTCGGACAAACCGTACCGGTGATGCATGCCTGCGGACACGACGCGCATGTGGCCGTATTGATGGGCACGGCCGAAGTGCTTGCTTCGATGAAAAAGGACTTGAAAGGAACAGTGAAATTTATCTTCCAGCCCGCCGAGGAAGGTCCCCCGGGTGATGAGGAAGGCGGCGCGGCCCTGATGGTCAAAGAAGGCGTGATGGAAAACCCCAAGGTGGACGCCATTTTTGGAATGCATATTGAATCCGCCGTTGAGCAGGGTACATTTGAATATAAACCCGGCGCTTTTATGGCCTCATCCGATTGGTTTACGATAAAAATAAAAGGCAAACAATCACATGGCTCACAACCCTGGCTCGGGGTGGACCCCATTGTAGTGGGTACCGAGATCATCAACGCGTTGCAGACAATCGTCAGCCGCGAATCCGATCTTACCAAAGCACCGGTGGTGATCACGGTAGGAAAGTTTCACAGCGGGGTACGTCCCAATATCATTCCCGAAGATGCCTTACTCGAAGGCACCATACGCACGCTGGATAAGGACATGCAAAAAAAGACCCACGAGCGTATCCGCACCCTGGCAACCGCCATTGGTGAGGCCATGGGGGCCGAGATCGAAGTGATGATCGATACCAAAACATTGGTGACCTATAATGCCCCCGCCCTGGTACAGAAGATGATTCCCTCGCTGGAGAAAGCCGCCGGCAAGGGAAATGTAAAACCGAGAGAGTGGGTGACAGGCGCGGAGGATTTTTCTTACTTTGGTGAAAAGGCCCCGGCCTTCTTTATTTACTTTGGGGGAATGCCCAAGGGCACCGATCCTAAAAACGCCCCACCGCATCATACACCCGATTTTTATATTGACGATAGTATGTTGGATGTGGGGGTGAAGGGGTTTTGTTATTTGGTATTCGATTACAAGAAGGATTGA